A region from the Biomphalaria glabrata chromosome 14, xgBioGlab47.1, whole genome shotgun sequence genome encodes:
- the LOC129922725 gene encoding uncharacterized protein LOC129922725: protein MNPFSTNRTIEEILARSFNVNIFDQTLVPDKTFSWFTLVVDGWASFGVAFLGIFTNALTIAVFTRMGFKETVNITMTTITFWDMVRVLCGSIHRCYSLIALVSESLGRSWQNITTTNLVYLHNIASNIAYALGSYVAIERCLCVRFALKIKRMLSPMVTLSICVTVSIVVFAMFFPSMLFLNYRWVSAPDSDQPVAKYEFSDFYKLNIKSYVEFYQYINFACPMVSLATMVISSLVILFQLRKASKFRARSQLHEAKVTVRDGQVVKMLLVVIASYITVLLPRLFIYIAELVVPEFFVLKYYNNIFGVAVYLVFLLDFINSSVGILIFYSMSTKFRKNVKLLWTSILHPRQQKEHILNLNHAN from the coding sequence ATGAATCCTTTCAGTACAAATAGAACGATAGAAGAAATTCTCGCGAGATCATTCAATGTCAATATATTTGATCAAACTCTTGTCCCAGATAAAACCTTTTCTTGGTTCACCCTCGTAGTTGACGGGTGGGCATCTTTTGGTGTCGCTTTCCTCGGGATATTTACCAACGCTCTCACCATAGCCGTCTTTACCCGAATGGGATTCAAGGAAACCGTAAACATCACCATGACAACCATAACCTTCTGGGATATGGTCCGAGTGCTTTGTGGCTCCATTCACAGGTGCTACAGCCTCATCGCCCTGGTGTCCGAGTCTCTGGGCAGATCTTGGCAGAACATCACCACCACAAACCTGGTCTACTTGCACAACATCGCCAGCAACATTGCCTACGCCCTGGGCAGCTACGTTGCCATAGAGAGATGTCTATGTGTACGCTTTGCCCTTAAAATCAAACGAATGTTGTCGCCAATGGTAACACTTAGCATCTGTGTTACTGTATCCATTGTTGTATTCGCCATGTTTTTTCCATCAATGTTGTTTTTGAATTACCGCTGGGTTAGTGCCCCTGACAGTGACCAGCCAGTAGCCAAGTATGAGTTCTCTGACTTTTATAAACTTAATATCAAAAGTTACGTAGAATTTTACCAGTACATCAATTTTGCCTGCCCGATGGTCAGTTTGGCCACGATGGTCATCAGCAGCCTGGTCATTTTATTCCAACTGAGAAAAGCATCCAAGTTCCGAGCGAGAAGTCAACTGCACGAAGCGAAAGTAACAGTACGAGATGGTCAAGTGGTCAAAATGTTACTTGTGGTCATCGCTTCCTATATTACAGTGCTACTGCCAAGGCTGTTCATCTATATCGCTGAACTCGTTGTACCAGAGTTTTTCGTGTTGAAatattacaacaatatttttgGCGTTGCAGTGTATCTAGTCTTCCTTCTGGATTTCATTAACTCCTCCGTAGGAATACTGATCTTCTATTCGATGAGCACAAAGTTTAGAAAAAATGTTAAGTTGTTGTGGACTTCGATATTACATCCGCGACAGCAAAAAGagcacattttaaatttaaatcatgCAAATTGA